In Fusarium fujikuroi IMI 58289 draft genome, chromosome FFUJ_chr02, the genomic stretch GATTCGGGGAGGGTTGATGTAGCCGCCGTTCTGCGAGATTATCAGCTTCGCTCCTCCTCACATCCCTCATCACTGACCATTCCGGGGTCCTCGGCCTCGCTCAAGCTGGGAGGGTCAGGGTACTTCTGGTCAATGACCTTCTTGTCGGTATACTGATCAGGGAGGAAGGTTCGGCGTTGGATCGTGGGAAGTCGTCGAGCAGCCGTCATGGTGCTGCGCAGGGCCGAGGCCCGCACAATTCGTTGAGGGAGCATCTGAAAAGTTAGCGATCAATTGAGCATGTAACGGATCCTCCCGATAGCATACCTCGGCCGAGTGACAGTGTCGCGGCGACCAATTGCTCTGTGACGTGATGTGATGCTCGTTGAAGCTTTAGCCAATGGAGGCTGTGATGATTCTCAACCGAAAATTAGGCCTCAGGCATCAACAGGCGCGTTCGGGCCATTTTCGGTTAGCTCATTTGGAGGTCCAGGGGCGTGCATCTTCGATTCTTCCCCAGCTCAAAAGTTTTGCTGACGACATTGGATTTTACCACTAAATTCCACACAGTTCGCCCGCAAGGCATCTGAACATGTGCAAAATTTGTATGAATATCCGCTGAAGCGCTACTATTCTGTAGACATTAATTTCGACCCCGCAAATGATAGCTTCGCAGAGAAAACGCCCCCTGCGTCCACTGTCTCCACGTTGCGACTATGCCCGAGACCGCGTCGCCCGCCAACGTGCAGCCCAAGTCGGACCCTGATGCCATCAAGGACGAGAACGCGCCCGAGGCGCATGTCAATGGTGATGACGCGTTGAACGGGATGACTAATGGTCACGATGAGACGAACGGTGATGTACCAGAATCACAGCCAAACGGTCATGTCCATGACGATGAACGACCTGCAAAAAGACGACGCACACGAGAATCGACACCTCCACGTACGCCAAAAAAGATCAAGCCCGAGTCGCCACCATGGAAGAAGATATCTGCCGACGGCCCAACGTCATTCACGGAAAATGGACGTCGAAAATCGGGCCGCATCAATACACTCCCAATCGAAACAAATACAAAAACCCGAAGCACGAGACGATCTGGCGCAAATTCAAATGCTTCCAAACCAAAGGCAGAAATTCAGTTGACTAATGGCAACTCGAGAAAGATGCCCAACGGCTCACACAAAGCTAGCCCCGCCACCAAAGCTCCCTCGAAGCAAACACCCGCGTCGACTCCAAAATCTTCAAAAAAGCCTACAGAAACCCGACCTTCCCGTTCCACCCGACGTCGAAGCCCTTCTCCAAAAGCCTcgaccagatcaagaagatccgcACGATTTAGTGATGTTAAAGACGACATTCAAGAATCGAAAAATGCTACCAATCGATCGCCCCGCATTAAGTTACGAGTCGGACGATCTGGCGATATTCCTCTAGTACATCCTGATCAAGTCCGAAAGAAACCCAAGATCAGTACGAGCTTTGAAGACTTTTGGGCTCGAGCTGGTGACATCCCTGTTGAGGACGGTGGACTCCTTGCGTCTGAAGATGGCCCTCCTTATACTGATGAAATGGCCGTCAAGGACGCGCGCACCATTCTTCGAATTGAACAAGAAGTCGAACCTGGCGGGCTACTCTCCCAGGGGCGCTGCTCAGTATTTCTTCCGGAAGCAGAGGAAGAGCCGCCCAGGCAATGGGCTCGACAAGACCACATGGTCAAGGCTATGATGAACTTTCGAAAACTGATGCTGGCTGAACAACAACGGCATCGATTGACCGCGAAAAAAGTGGCCGAGGCCTGTCGAGACGAGTGGCTACGGCGCCAACCAAAGTCAGAAGAGGAGATCGAAGCGGAACAGAGGGCGATATGGATATCTCGATATCGTGTTGTGGTGAAGGCACTTTTCGGTACATGGGAGAATGTTCGTGTTGAAGTCAATCGCCGAAGGTTGGCCGAATGGGAACAAGAAGAGCAGAAGAGGGTCAAGGCAGCTTTGAATGAAGCTGTTAACCTCTCTGAGCAGAAGCTACAAGCCCGGAGAGCAGGATTGGATTCTGAGCAACTTtcggaagaggaagaggatggatTCGATGATCTTAGCGACGACATGAGCatggacgacgacgatgacctTGACTTGGCGTCGGGAGAAGACGGAGATAGCGAAGACGACCCCGACAGCGATATAATGTcatcagatgaagaagagggtgacgaagaggaggatttgaaggatgttggtgatgagaactTGACACAAGAACAGCTGCAAGCAAAGTATGCCCATATACCAGAACTTGAAAAGCCGGACGCAGAAACACCGATCACCGAACAAAGCCGGGATGACACTGATGCAGTCGATACTGCCCAAGCAACCGCGACAGAAAATGCCGACACGAGTGATGAGTCTGTTGacatggatgatgatatggggTCTACAGATATGGAGAGTGATCAGGAGGGAGACAATGAATCGGAAGAAGAgtctgatgaagatgctggagGTGGCCTGCTGGGACTTCTTTTTGGCAAGtcagagctgaagaagatgaacgaTGAAGCTGCGACAGAGGGGCCAACCGAGAATGGGGATACCGAGATGGCTGACGCAGAAGAGTCTACGCCAAAGGTCAACGGTGAGGTTGAGGGAGTTTCTGTTGAGAAGCCCGAAGTGGCAGAAACTGAAGGCACCGACATTGCAAAGAAGACCCCAACACCGACTCTAGAGACTAATGCACCTGACGTGGCTGAGGATGTCCCGGTCGATGGCGATACCATCACTGAGGCCCCGGCGGAGGGCTCCACGCCACAAGACACTGAGGTTGTCATGACAGAACCTGAGGAACAAGAACCCGCGCAAACTCTGCCCTCGGAAAACCGCAGATTAGCATCAGAACAACCTACTAATCCTCCCAGTCGTGCACATAGTATGTCTCCTCCTCCTACATCAGAAACCAAGCCATCTGAGCTGGACACGGCTTCTTCTGGGGAGATGGTGGTTGTAGACAAGACTGGACCAAGTCGATCTGCTTCACCACAGCAATCATCAAACCACAAGATTGATgtcccttttcttcttagAGGCACACTACGAGAGTATCAGCGCGATGGACTTGACTGGCTGGCAGGTCTTTACGCCAATAGCACCAACGGTATTCTTGCCGATGAAATGGGTCTGGGCAAGACGATTCAGACTATCGCTCTTCTTGCACATCTAGCATGTGAACACGAGGTATGGGGACCGCATCTTGTTGTAGTCCCTACCAGTGTCATGCTCAATTGGGAAATGGAGTTCAAGAAATGGTGCCCTGGCTTTAAAATTTTGGCATACTACGGATCTCAGGAGGAACGAAAACGCAAGCGACAAGGCTGGAACAATGATGATGTGTGGAATGTTTGTATCACCTCATATCAACTTGtccttcaagatcaacaagtgTTCAAGCGACGTCGCTGGCACTACATGATCCTTGACGAAGCacacaacatcaagaacttcaaaTCTCAAAGATGGCAGACGCTACTTGGCTTCAATACTCAAGCCAGGCTGCTACTTACAGGCACACCTCTCCAGAATAACCTCACAGAGCTTTGGtcgctcctcttcttcctcatgcCAGCCGAAAATGGGGTTGGTGGTTTCGCCGACCTACAAGAGTTTCACGATTGGTTCGCAAAGCCTGAGTCACAAATTCTCGAGAGTGGAAGAGAACAGATGGACGACGAGGCACGAGCTATTATCTCGAAGCTACACAAAGTTCTGCGACCCTATCTACTCCGACGATTGAAAGCCGACGTTGAAAAGCAAATGCCTGCCAAGTATGAGCATGTTGAGTTTTGCCGACTCTCCAAGCGACAACGTGAGCTCTACGATGGGTTCCTTTCACGGAACGACACCAAAGAGACACTCAACTCTGGCAATTATCtgtccatcatcaactgTCTCATGCAGCTGCGAAAGGTCTGCAATCACCCAGATCTCTTCGTTGACCGACCAATCATGACATCCTTCCGAATGAGCAAGTCGGTCGTCTCAGACTACGACTTTATCGAGCAAAGGGTTCAGAAGCTACTTCTTGATCCCAAACCCATGAAAGACGTCAGCCTCGgctttctcaacctcattccTACTCAATCCGAATCCCTCTCAACCACACAAGCCGAGCGAATCTCACAACTCAGCTCTCATCGAATATTAATGGACCTTAAAGAGGCTCAACGAACCCGAGCACACCAAGCAAACGACCACCTAGATCCTTCAACAGTCGCATCGAATATCGCATACTTGGAGAGTGGCGCAAGATGGGGACGTTTTGAAGAGCTTCAACATTGCGTATATCTTAATGCCTTACGCCGCCAGAAGAAGCCCATTTATGGCAAGAACTTGGTAGAGTTATTAACTATTGGTACCGACAAGAGACCATACAAGCCCCGTCCTAAAGTCCCTCGAATGGTAATGTCTTGGTTCGAAGAGGAATCGAGGCTCATTCAGTCGATGATACCGACTGTCAATCAACGTGCCGACAGCTTCAAGACGACCATTGAGAAGTTCTCTTGTGTCACGCCTGCGGTTGTGACCAGAGACATGGATCAATTTGTTCTCGGCCGCAAAGGAATTGAAGCATTTACAGACGAGGACCTCAAACTCTCGAAACCCGTCCGATGGGCACCATTCCTACCGAAAGAAGCACCACCCGATCCTTGGCATGAAGGGCGCATGCGACTCAGCATTCAATTCCCCGATAAGCGTCTGTTACAATACGACTGCGGAAAGCTCCAAGTTTTGGACAAGCTGCTGCGAAAGCTTCAGACTGGTGGTCATCGCGCCCTTATCTTTACACAGATGACCAAGGTCTTGGACATTCTCGAACAATTCTTGAACATACACGGTCACAAGTACCTCCGTCTGGATGGTGCTACCAAGGTGGAACAGCGACAAATCCTTACCGATCGATTCAACAATGACCCGCGAATTCTGTGCTTCATCCTGTCTACTCGATCGGGCGGTCTCGGCATCAATCTTACAGGTGCTGATACCGTCATCTTTTACGACCAAGATTGGAACCCCGCCATGGACAAGCAGTGTCAAGATCGATGTCATCGTATTGGACAAACTCGTGATGTACACATCTACCGTCTAGTCAGTGAACACACAATTGAAGCCAACATTCTTCGCAAAGCTTCACAGAAGCAGATGCTAGATGATGTGGTCATTCAAGAAGGAGAGTTCACGACTGACTACTTCAACAAACTCTCTGTGCGGGACGTCCTCAGCGACAAACTTGACACGAAGAGCGAAGGATTGGATGCTGCAGACGCTGCCTTGGATAGAGTCCTCGGCGGCCCTGACACCAATACTGATCAACGACGGGTCGGCCGTGCGCTTGAACAAGCAGAAGACAGAGAGGATGTTGCAGCTGCGCGTGTCGCAGAGAAGGAAATCCAAGCAGACGATGCTGACTTTACCGAAAAGCCCAGCAACAATGCTTCCGGCACATCAACAGCGCGACAAGGTACTCCCGCCGGCAAGTCTGTTCTCGACGGCGGACTCGATGACCTCGACACACctcaagtggaagaagaaccGGAGTATAACGCATGGGGCCACAAAATGCACAACATCGACGACTACATGCTCAACACAATGGCAGAGCAACTCAAAGACACGAAACTCGAACTTCCCAAGGACAaaaagaaagggaagaagaagggcaaggacaCACgcaaaagataataatagccACTCACGAAAAAGGCATTTTTGTATACTAGTAACATCATCATTCGGGCGAAACAAAAAACGGCGCGGCGGCATGACAGAACACGGCAGTTTTTTTGCTTGTAGAATTTGGCTCATGGTTGGCGGTGGTAGAAGGCATTGGAGTTTTAGGGGAGCAGGGGAGCGTGGTATACTAGACTTGTAAAACTTTGATGAGAGAGAATGACAAAAAGCCAATTGCAACTCCGATTCTTGGGGTCTGTTTGCCAAACTGTCGCTTGAGTGATTTGCGCCGGCCACAATCGTAACGATTGTTTTTGCGCTGCTAATGTTTGACCTCCGCGATCAAGCGGATTAATCCCAGTCTTGTCAGATGTGAGCGGAACAGGGCTGAGCACAGCCACGCCCACTTCAAGAACAAATTACCCAATCAAACTGCTCTTCCAGGCTGACAAGTTAACTGTGAATTGCAATAAGCGAATTTTCTTTACAGGGCTGATGGGAGCTACCTCGCCCAAGTCTGGCTGATGACCCAGCTCCGCATCTTCGACTACCCCAAATGGTCTAGATTGGCCAATATGCAGTGAGCATATTGTAGTTAAAAGATCAAGCTTTATCATGACAGGTGATAGTCAGCTTACTTACATTGTCTAGATGTTGAATGATTGGCTATCCGAGGGACCAAGGCCTCAGGTACGGTGTTGCCGGATTGCGGCTGACATGATCGGGATACTACCACGCGAAAATTCGTCAAGCTCTCATTGACGTCGAATACATATGGCGGTACTGACCATATCACAGCATAAGAAGATGGCTCGCGCACATAATTCACTTGAAGAGCACGAGCCAAGCAAGTCACACCAATACCCAATACTAAACCATCATGGACCTTAGTACATCATCTGCCTTCGAGTCATACTCGAACCGGTTCGACCCTCATGACGAAGTCGACGATGACTACCCTGCGAAGACATTACATCCAGCCTCCGATCAACATGTCCTCCTCAGGAGGCGCCATGCACGGAATAAGCGTCGGGGTGCTTTCGATACCGTCAGACTCTGCCTGCGTATCTTGATCCTTCTACTCGATCTCAGTATTCTGAGCGTACTTATTCATGGAGTTAATACTTGGGAAAAAACATCCAACTCTGTGGATAGAAACGAGGATGGCTGGGGAACTCAACAGGCTTCGGTTAACATGTTTTCGACTTGGTTAATGCTATCAATTGCTGTATTTGCATCCTTTGTCCAGACAATAGCGATAGCGACTCATCTCAGTCTTGTGAGTTCACCAAAAGACTACCCAAAGCCCATTGACAATATTCTAACACCAGGATAGCCCCGATCATTGCGCGACGGCTGGGTACATACCGTCGCTGTGCTGGCCAGCTCTGGTACTGTGATTGCAGCCTGGGTTGCCGCAACTGTCTACTTGATTATCGACAAAGAAGTGCTTCAGGGTGACTGGGATCTGTGGTCTTGGTCATGCCAGAACACCCGGCAGAGCTATACTGGGGAAACTCTCTGCACAGAACTAGTAAGATAATCCTCTGACTTTTGtgtattaataaatactaataacTTACAGTCCTACACATTTATTGCCGGTCTAGTTGTTTTAGTCCTTGAGATTATTGGCCTAGCTTTATATATGATATCACTGAGAGGAGTATATATTGTTGGAAAGTATAGCAGGGCTAGCACGATTTATTAGCAGCCAACTGCTTCATGGGGTATAATCACGCCGAGGGCTTTATATCAGAAATGACATGACTTACGGTATGATATGTAAAAGTTAACACAACATTTAATCTCCAATTATGAGGGGTAGAGATCAAACGCTGGCTCTTAATGTTTTATAAGTACAAAATTTTCATGTTAAGCTCTACTGAAGAATTATCAGCAGAAACTGTCTATGTGAAGATTCGCAAGGGTCTGGTGGTAGTAAGAGACTGCTCTTGAGCCTAAGTCTAAGAGAACAAGCTAATGGGATATAGTAAGTTCAAACTTGGTTGTTGATCCTAATCTGGCCGAACTTCCAAAAGTTCACAGACTCTTGCGGACTTATAGATCTCTGTGGTTTACTGTTGATTTATCTTAATCCCTTAAGCTTTGTGTATAGACCAAGTCCGTTATTACAGTACATAGGTCCATGAATAATAAACCTCGAAAATACTGGTCTTTGGCGCTGGGTAGTTTCATTTTTACTTTTGTGCAGTCTTGAATGGCATAAAGCCTCAGTATTCCGAAGTCCGTGTCCGTGTCCGTGGCGCAGTAAGATAACCAGCCCGAAATGCAAGGATCACGCTCCGCAGCAAGAAGCCCTACGGAACTCGGCAGATATAAGACTAGCTGAAGGCCCTGGTTCTCTTTAAATCTCATTTCCTATCTCAATTCATTATCAAAGCATACACGCTACAAAAGTCATTCACAATGGCACCGAATCTAAAATCAGTCGTTTCCAAAAACATTCGCGACCATACAACAAGAACAGTCCTCAGAAAGGCCCtggaagaaaaagatggaAAGACCTTGGAACAATCACGAGAGACCGCTGCTATGATCAGCGACTGGGAGAAACTCGGCGAGAAAAGGGGAAGACAAAGTCTGGAGAATGTTGATAAGGCTATACAGGAAAAGAAGCCGGATGTTGATGGTATGACGGATGAGGAGCTCAGTCGAATCAGCATTCATATTTCTTCCGCTGAAGAAGAATCTGGAGAAAAGTCAGATGAGAAAGTGAAAGATGAGGAAACGGCCAAGTTTGATGAGTATAAGCATCATCAGTTTATACGCAGATGGGGGCTATTTCAGGACTCGGATGGGCGTGATGAGGAGTGGTTCATCGCTGATCCGCCTGTTCTTGAAGAGACGAATCCTGAATATCTGTGCGATATGTGTCGACACATTGATTTCAAAGTCCTTCTATCACAACGAGGCTTACCAGGCAATCAACTACCAGGACAGTCCCGCATCTCAGTTTACGGCATCCCCAAGGTCATGGATGAGAACAGTCATTGTTCTTTCTGTAGACTGATCCGAAAGAGAGTTATTCAGAGTGAGACACTCGCGGACGTTCATCCTGATGATTGGCCGGGGATGCAATTGAGCATCAGCACTTTGGATGATGGACTGGAGTTTCCTCTAAGGCTGGAAGTCGAACTCTCAGATCTTGATCGTTCAAAGGTTTCAAGACTGGTGATACATCCAGTAGAGAACGATAGGGATCAATTACAGCCTCTTCAGGGTCTTGCGGTTCAAAAGGATTCTGCTGATTTATCTCGCCTTAGAGAATGGCTTCAGACGTGCACCAAGAGTCATAAATCAACAGAAATTGTCTCTATTGAATATCTCAAGCCTCTCATGGGTAAACTACGAGTCATCGACACTGTTGAAAACTGTGTGAAGGAGGTCGACACCCCATTCGATTATATCTGTCTTTCTTATGTCTGGGGAACCGGCAGCCAGACACAGTACACTACCAGAACCAGAGACCAGCTCAGTAAACCCGGAGGTCTGGGCAACGTCGAACTTCCGCAAACTATTCTTGATGCTATCAAAGTCACGAGAGAGCTTGGCGTGCGTTATATCTGGATCGACGCCCTGTGCATCACGCAAGATGACAAGGACGACAAAGCTAGGATCATATCTAATATGGGAACTATCTATGCCAATGCAGTGCTatcaatcatggcttcttccaacGCCAACCCCACCGATGGACTCCCAGGCGTTGGTATCCCTCGATCACAAGAGCAGAGCATAGAAAAACTCCAAGGAATCACTCTTGCCGTCGCACTTCAAGATGCTAGACAGAAGTATTTCGATATTGAAGATCGATTGTGGAATACCAGAGCATGGACTTTTCAAGAACGAGTCCTCTCAAGACGATCAGTCTACTTCACCGAGTCGCAGATGTGCTTTGTCTGTCCCCACGGAGCCTGCTTCGAGGATACTGTTCCTGTCTCTGACCCCATTTCATACGCCATGACGCCTTTCAATGACCATCTCCAGCTAACATCTCGAATTCACAACTTGTGGGCTCGTATATGGTCGGATCCAACTCAGGCTGCATACATCAATAAAGCCTTCGCAACAGAAGACGACATGACGATTTTTGTCGGCGAAGACCCAACTACTGGCGAAGCTTCAGAGGATGGTGCCCCATTATACAAATACAAAGCCATCCCGAGCTCAGATACAATCGATGCACCTCTCATCAAGGGGCATACACTCTGGGAAGCGTACGCTCACGCTGTTGATGCTTATACAAAGAGAAACATGACGTGGCAGTCCGACGCCGTGAATGCCTTTATCGGTATTGCAGACCTTATTCGTCGCGGCACAAATACCAAGTTCTGGCATGCCATGCCGGAATTTGCTCTCACAAGATCTCTCCTATGGTACCCCAAAGAACCCCTTTCTCGGCGACGATCACCAGATGGAAAGATTTTGTTTCCCAGTTGGTCTTGGGCAGCTTGGCAAGGGTACGTCACGTATCGTGGTAGAGGTTTCCATAACGCGGTGTGCTATGCCCCAGTTAGCATGATAATGTGGCTGAAGTCAGCTACAGTTGACGAATTCATGGAGACGTTTGTGCAAGTGGAGAGAACGCAGGAAGAAAtcgacgagacgagacgccAAGCTGAGAGTTCACGTCTTTTGTTGCACAAGACTGATCTTTGGTCTCTTTTGCATATTGACTGCTACGAGCATGGATGGACGGTTGAGCATAACGAGGACCGGAATCAGCATCTCTTTGTGCACGAGGCGTATCCGGACATGAAATTCGAGTTTCCGATCAATCTTCCTCATGAGCCTATCGTGGAGTTACCCTTCGAAGACACTTTATACTTTCGTGCAAAAGCGGTGTCAGTTCGAATATGTGAGAAGCCATCTGAGTCGTACCTAGCGTCACCCATACAGGACAACTTCATCCAGATAGGAGTCAACGATGAGGATCGATCAGCCAACAACCGTCGGCCGTGGCAGCGTATCCTCTACCATCAAGGCTATCGTGCTGGAAGTCTGAGTCTCAACGTCTCGCTTGAACATCTCAACATTCCGTCGACAACCGAAGAGGTCAAGAATTCTCCAGTGAAGTACTTCCTAGTGGCCATATCTCGCGACAGTCTTTCATACGTTGCACCTCCACCCATTGGTTGGGAAATGTACTGGGATGGTGATCCGATGA encodes the following:
- a CDS encoding related to tol protein, which codes for MAPNLKSVVSKNIRDHTTRTVLRKALEEKDGKTLEQSRETAAMISDWEKLGEKRGRQSLENVDKAIQEKKPDVDGMTDEELSRISIHISSAEEESGEKSDEKVKDEETAKFDEYKHHQFIRRWGLFQDSDGRDEEWFIADPPVLEETNPEYLCDMCRHIDFKVLLSQRGLPGNQLPGQSRISVYGIPKVMDENSHCSFCRLIRKRVIQSETLADVHPDDWPGMQLSISTLDDGLEFPLRLEVELSDLDRSKVSRLVIHPVENDRDQLQPLQGLAVQKDSADLSRLREWLQTCTKSHKSTEIVSIEYLKPLMGKLRVIDTVENCVKEVDTPFDYICLSYVWGTGSQTQYTTRTRDQLSKPGGLGNVELPQTILDAIKVTRELGVRYIWIDALCITQDDKDDKARIISNMGTIYANAVLSIMASSNANPTDGLPGVGIPRSQEQSIEKLQGITLAVALQDARQKYFDIEDRLWNTRAWTFQERVLSRRSVYFTESQMCFVCPHGACFEDTVPVSDPISYAMTPFNDHLQLTSRIHNLWARIWSDPTQAAYINKAFATEDDMTIFVGEDPTTGEASEDGAPLYKYKAIPSSDTIDAPLIKGHTLWEAYAHAVDAYTKRNMTWQSDAVNAFIGIADLIRRGTNTKFWHAMPEFALTRSLLWYPKEPLSRRRSPDGKILFPSWSWAAWQGYVTYRGRGFHNAVCYAPVSMIMWLKSATVDEFMETFVQVERTQEEIDETRRQAESSRLLLHKTDLWSLLHIDCYEHGWTVEHNEDRNQHLFVHEAYPDMKFEFPINLPHEPIVELPFEDTLYFRAKAVSVRICEKPSESYLASPIQDNFIQIGVNDEDRSANNRRPWQRILYHQGYRAGSLSLNVSLEHLNIPSTTEEVKNSPVKYFLVAISRDSLSYVAPPPIGWEMYWDGDPMRMQYEILQEEWLERRRLPDAPDKSVKPSSEKVNETGDPRWDMGRFGTTSVLDVCNVLLLREARDGVSERVGVGKINYSAFFAAKPEPDVFYLS
- a CDS encoding probable SWR1-DEAH-box protein, putative RNA helicase, whose amino-acid sequence is MPETASPANVQPKSDPDAIKDENAPEAHVNGDDALNGMTNGHDETNGDVPESQPNGHVHDDERPAKRRRTRESTPPRTPKKIKPESPPWKKISADGPTSFTENGRRKSGRINTLPIETNTKTRSTRRSGANSNASKPKAEIQLTNGNSRKMPNGSHKASPATKAPSKQTPASTPKSSKKPTETRPSRSTRRRSPSPKASTRSRRSARFSDVKDDIQESKNATNRSPRIKLRVGRSGDIPLVHPDQVRKKPKISTSFEDFWARAGDIPVEDGGLLASEDGPPYTDEMAVKDARTILRIEQEVEPGGLLSQGRCSVFLPEAEEEPPRQWARQDHMVKAMMNFRKLMLAEQQRHRLTAKKVAEACRDEWLRRQPKSEEEIEAEQRAIWISRYRVVVKALFGTWENVRVEVNRRRLAEWEQEEQKRVKAALNEAVNLSEQKLQARRAGLDSEQLSEEEEDGFDDLSDDMSMDDDDDLDLASGEDGDSEDDPDSDIMSSDEEEGDEEEDLKDVGDENLTQEQLQAKYAHIPELEKPDAETPITEQSRDDTDAVDTAQATATENADTSDESVDMDDDMGSTDMESDQEGDNESEEESDEDAGGGLLGLLFGKSELKKMNDEAATEGPTENGDTEMADAEESTPKVNGEVEGVSVEKPEVAETEGTDIAKKTPTPTLETNAPDVAEDVPVDGDTITEAPAEGSTPQDTEVVMTEPEEQEPAQTLPSENRRLASEQPTNPPSRAHSMSPPPTSETKPSELDTASSGEMVVVDKTGPSRSASPQQSSNHKIDVPFLLRGTLREYQRDGLDWLAGLYANSTNGILADEMGLGKTIQTIALLAHLACEHEVWGPHLVVVPTSVMLNWEMEFKKWCPGFKILAYYGSQEERKRKRQGWNNDDVWNVCITSYQLVLQDQQVFKRRRWHYMILDEAHNIKNFKSQRWQTLLGFNTQARLLLTGTPLQNNLTELWSLLFFLMPAENGVGGFADLQEFHDWFAKPESQILESGREQMDDEARAIISKLHKVLRPYLLRRLKADVEKQMPAKYEHVEFCRLSKRQRELYDGFLSRNDTKETLNSGNYLSIINCLMQLRKVCNHPDLFVDRPIMTSFRMSKSVVSDYDFIEQRVQKLLLDPKPMKDVSLGFLNLIPTQSESLSTTQAERISQLSSHRILMDLKEAQRTRAHQANDHLDPSTVASNIAYLESGARWGRFEELQHCVYLNALRRQKKPIYGKNLVELLTIGTDKRPYKPRPKVPRMVMSWFEEESRLIQSMIPTVNQRADSFKTTIEKFSCVTPAVVTRDMDQFVLGRKGIEAFTDEDLKLSKPVRWAPFLPKEAPPDPWHEGRMRLSIQFPDKRLLQYDCGKLQVLDKLLRKLQTGGHRALIFTQMTKVLDILEQFLNIHGHKYLRLDGATKVEQRQILTDRFNNDPRILCFILSTRSGGLGINLTGADTVIFYDQDWNPAMDKQCQDRCHRIGQTRDVHIYRLVSEHTIEANILRKASQKQMLDDVVIQEGEFTTDYFNKLSVRDVLSDKLDTKSEGLDAADAALDRVLGGPDTNTDQRRVGRALEQAEDREDVAAARVAEKEIQADDADFTEKPSNNASGTSTARQGTPAGKSVLDGGLDDLDTPQVEEEPEYNAWGHKMHNIDDYMLNTMAEQLKDTKLELPKDKKKGKKKGKDTRKR